The DNA sequence AAACATGCTGGTCCTGGGAGGTGGTctagccctgagagagagagagagagagagaggggggagggggagggagagagagagagggggagagagagagagatagagagagagagagagagagagagagagagagagagagaggggggagaaagagagagggggagagagagagagagagagagagagagggggagagggggagagagagagagagggggagagagagagagagagagagagagagagagagagagagagggggagagggggagagagagagggggagagagagatagagagagagatagagagagagaggggggagagaaagagagagggggagagagagggggagggggagggggagagagagagagagagagggggagagagagagatagagagagagagagagagagaggggggagagggggagagagagagagagggggagagagagagagatagagagagagagagagagagagagagaggggggggggagggaggggagagagagagagagagggggagagagagagagatagagagagagagagagagagagagagagagagagaggggagagagaaagagagagagagagggggagagaaagagagagagagagaggatggagagagagagagagagagagagagggagagagagagagagaaagagagggggagaaagagacctCTTAGCTTGTTGAGGTCTGTGATGTGCTtgtcagtctgtgtgtatgtgtcctgtGGGATGTCTAGGcacggttctctctctctctctctctctctctctctctcacgctctccatctctctctctccatcccctctatcacgctctccatctctctctccctctgtctcctttctgtgACCCAATTCCAATGCCCTGCTGCACACATTATTAAGTGTTCCACAGAGCTCTACCTCTGAcacatcgcacacacacacacttcacgaAATGATATAATTacaatacttaggtgccgatacgatatgtattgtgattctcacgattctacaTGTATTGCGATTAGAGACTGCAGTTTTATTGTGATTTGAGGTTCCAgacatattgctcactatgtctgctgcagagggacaagagagagcatCAGAAAATGAATTTTGATCAGTcatgctgaaaacatgttggctctcTAGTTAAAAAGAAAATGGAGAACAAGCGATAGGATGAAAACCTGAGTTTTGACGCTGGTACTGTCAACTAGTGCTAGATAACGCTGCCTACAGTAGCTAAAAAAATAGTTGGAGTCAAATATCGATATAATATCTTCCACCACtaatattgcgatatgtaactgtattgaTTTTTAGCCCCATCAATaattcacacactcacaaacagaaaCGGACTGAAACTTGTTACTGACCAAAACCGTCACCTGTTCTGGTTGACTGTAAGGCTGAGATTAGGTCCCAACACTGTGTTGGAATGTACAGATCAGTGCATGCTTTCcatagaggagagacggagagatatgGTTGGGTGTGTGGACAGGACATACTGACACTAGCCGAAAGTGTTCTGTGTgaggaggtgtgtgtatgtgtgtgtgtgtgtgtgtgtgtgtgtgtgtgtgtgtgtgtgtgtgtgtgtgtgtgtgtgtgtgtgtgtgtgtgtgtgtgtgtgtgtgtgtgtgtgtgtgtgtgtgtgtgtatgtgtgtgtgtgtgtgtgtgtgtacacacgcaCATGTTCCTGGACAGTCAATGAACCTTAGGTTATCCTGACCAACCACCACTGTGCTCTGGGTCAACTCCTGGCAATGCAAATCTAATTGCCTAATTCTGGTACACAGCCCTCAACATTTAACCACCAAACAACCAACAATAACTATTATAACACGACCAAAATTCATACAATATAATTCTTACGATATTACGCTTGATGCTTCCTGAATGATGATAAGCAGACTAGAAACATTCTGCTGAGGACTGTAGAAAACTTGCTTTGCATCAGTGACTTCTATGAGTCATATGACCTTGGAATAAAACGTCGCTGTCTGATCTCCAAAATATCAACTTTTCAGGGAAAAAAAAGAAGCTATTTTTAGAATTAACAAACTTGCAGTTGCGAAATTACAGAAGctaatttaaataaaaatgtcataTATCTTCAGAGTACACTGAGGGGTGTTACCACTTTCAATAAaggtaaaaacaataacaaatcgACTAAGTTAAAGGTTTTCATCAGGCAGCGACTAAAAAGAGAATAGATGTACAACCACTGTAGAAGATTCTGTTCCACCTGATCTTGAGTCAAGGTAGAATGTCTGAAAGACATCAACTCCAATGTGGTCACTATAGCATCAGAAAGTGGCGAGTGTGGGTGAACCTATTTAAGCTTtaatcttttagccaggtaacaCTTCAATATTCTATTGCATTAATGGAGAAGTTTAAAGGTTACCTCCCGTATGCTAGCAGCTCTACAGCCTTACCTCCCATCTTGACCCAAAGCTTTGTCAAACTCCAACTGTACTATCCTAtcacctctatatgtctgtccagtcctgtccgtccgtccgtccgtccgtccgtccgtccgtccgtccgtccgtccgtccgtccgtccgtccgtccgtctgtctgtctgtctgtctgtctgtctgtctgtctgtctgtctgtctgtctgtctgtctgtctgtctgtctgtctgtccgtgtccgtccgtccgtccgtccgtccgtccgtctccgtccgtccgtccgtccgtccgtccgtccgtccgtccgtgtctgtctccgtccgtccgtccgtccgtccgtgtctccgtccgtccgtctgtccgtccgtccgtccgtccgtccgtccgtctgtctgtctgtctgtctgtctcttttctcaGTCAGTGCTCAATCTCTGAACTTTCACtaatttcctccctctccccctcctctctacaccccTCAGCCCAATCTACTGTAACCATTCACAATGTCCACTCCCTTTGACACAGAAGTTAGCCTGGATGATCATGTGATAGCCATAGTGACTTTTTCACTATTGATCACATGGTTTTGTTTTTCTTCATCTAgggttatggtcagggttaaggtcagggttaggttggGGTTACGGTCAGGGTTAAGGTCGGGGTTACGGTCAGCGTTAGGGGGTTACGGTgatggttaaggtcagggtcagggttaggggataTGGTGATGGTTGAGGTTAAAGTCAGGGTTAGGTTGGAATTACGGTCAGGGTTAGGTTGGGGTTacggtcagggttaaggtcagggttaggttggagttacggtcagggttaaggtcagggttaggttggaattacggtcagggttaaggtcagggttaggttggggttacggtcagggttaaggtcagggttaggttggagttacggtcagggttaaggtcagggttaagttggagttaaggtcagggttaggttggagttaaggtcagggttaaggtcagggttaggttggagttacggtcagggttaaggtcagggttagggtcaggattaGGTTGGGGTTacggtcagggttaaggtcagggttaaatTGGAGTAacggtcagggttaaggtcagggttaaggtcaggttgGAGAgtgttaaggtcagggttaagttgGAGTTAAGGTCAGgcttaaggtcagggttaaggtcagggttaaggtcagggtgaGGTTGGAGTTACGGTCAgggttatggtcagggttaaggtcagatttaaggtcagggttaggttggagttacggtcagggttaaggtcagggttaagttgGAGTTAAGGTCagagttaaggtcagggttaagttggagttaaggtcagggttagggtcaggattaGGTTGGCGTTacggtcagggttaaggtcagggttaagttggaggtaaggtcagggttaaggtcagggttaaggttaaggtcagggttaaggtcagggttaggttggagttacggtcagggttaaggtcagggttaagttggagttaaggtcagggttaaggtcagggttaaggtcagggttaggttggagttacggtcagggttagggtcaggattaGGCTGGAGTTACGGTCAGGGTTAAGCTCAGGGTTAGGTTGGAGTTacggtcagggttaaggtcagggttaggttggagttacggtcagggttaaggtcaaggttagagtcagggttaatgtcagggttaatgtcagggttatgTTGGAGTTacggtcagggttaaggtcagggttaaggtcagggttagattggagttactgtcagggttaaggtcagggttaggttggagttaaggtcagggttaggttggagttaaggtcagggttaggttggAGTTAAAGACAGGGTTAGGTTtgagttaaggtcagggttaggttggAGTTAAGGTCAGAGTTAGGTTGGAGTAAAGGTCAGGGTTAGATTGGAGTTACGGTCAGGGTTAGGTTggagttaaggtcagggttaggttggAGTTAAGGTCAGAGTTAGGTTGGAGTAAAGGTCAGGGTTAGATTGGAGTTACGGTCAGGGTTAGGTTggagttaaggtcagggttaggttggagttaaggtcagggttaggttggagttacggtcagggttaggttggagttacggtcagggttaggttggagttaaggtcagggttaaggtcagggttaggttggagttaaggtcagggttaaggtcagggttaggttggagttaaggtcagggttaaggtcagggttaggttggagttaaggtcagggttaaggtcagggttaggttggagttaaggtcagggttagattggagttaaggtcagggttaggttggagttaaggtcagggttaggttggagttaaggtcagggttaggttggagttaaggtcagggttaggttggatttaaggtcagggttaggttggagttaaggtcagggttaggttggagttaaggtcagggttaggttggagttaaggtcagggttaggttggagttaaggtcagggttaaggtcagggttaggttggagttaaggtcagggttacgttggagttaaggtcagggttaggttggagttaaggtcagggttagggtgagtggtTGGTGCAACACTTATTTTTTTGTCATCTCTATGTCATCTCTATGTCATCTCTATGTCATCTCTATGTCATCTCTATGTCATCTCTCGTCATCTCGTCTCAACTTCTGAATGTCAGTGGTGATATCATGAGAGTCTTGTAATACAGTTCTGCCAATGTGTTCCTCCTAGCTCTCTAGGTGCCAAGACAACTAGATAATGACTGTGTCACTGACATTATGCATCTCTGGCCCATTCCCAGATCCCGGTGACTGTGATTGAACCCGGTAAGTTCATCATTGTTGACTTGCAGCCCTGCAACTTGACCTTCACAGatgctgtatgtactgtatgtgtgattgtGAATGTGTTTTGCCGAACTACACTTATCTGAGAACTGAAGAAGGCTAATGTGATCTTCAGTCTGATACAAGGTAGTTAAATGATTATAAACACAGTAGATAGGCTGGGTCAATAGAGATACCTGTTCacagacattatactgtactgtgtcttTATACCTGTACAGCTCATTGTAAACCAACATGGGTACCAACATGGGTAACCAGGAAGAAAAATCTGGACTTGGATcaagtcacgcacacacacaaactgattaacacacacagtcttgtttaactaaccttgtggggactcAAGTGCTGAGCAAATAGTGCTTTTCGAGTTCAGTTTGGTTTCGGttccttattttttttaattatcaTGGTTTTCGGTTTCGATTTTAAAAAATggacattaaatgcactatgcattatgtgggttgaattgtgtaacaacacagaatgaaACAAtacaagtcccatgatggtagtgactgccccttactgcttatcacttattaacggTCATTCATTCACAATACTTTACTTTAgcaaaatatttgtttattttacgactttattatttcattccatgtCACCATCTCAcatctatagagctgctgcctgttgtgtgacaaaatcactattttagtagttcttcaaagtaaataaggcatacttttatgactgctgaataccaactatcaatcacttagatcatgaaGTTTCAGGTAGAGAAGCCCCTCGAAGCAACTGCTTTCTATCCCTCTCGCacattctcccttctctctgtctctgtcaaggAGGTCTCCATGTCTGCTCCACACAGACTGAGACCGGACAAGTAGGAGGTCTCCATGTCTGCTCCACACAGACTGAGACCGGACAAGTAGGAAGTCTCCATGTCTGCTCCACACAGACTGAGACCGGACAAGTAGGAGGTCTCCATGTCTGCTCCACACAGACTGAGGCCGGACAAGTAGGAAGTCTCCATGTCTGCTCCACACAGACTGAGACCGGACAAGTAGGAGGTCTCCATGTCTGCTCCACACAGACTGAAACCAGACAAGTAGGAGGTCTCCATGTCTGCTCCACACAGACTGAGACCGGACAAGTAGGAGGTCTCCATGTCTGCTCCACACAGACTGAGACCAGACAAGTAGGAGGTCTCCATGTCTGCTCCACACAGACTGAGACCAGACAACCCCGCACTCTACCccgcactctgtaccggtacccccgcactctgtaccggtaccccgcactctgtaccggtgcccccgcactctgtaccggtgccccgcactctgtaccggtaccccgcactctgtaccggtacccccgcactctgtaccggtacccccgcactctgtaccggtacccccccgcactctgtaccggtaccccgcactctgtaccggtgcccccgcactctgtaccggtgcccccgcactctgtaccggtgcccccgcactctgtaccggtacccccgcactctgtaccggtaccccgtactctgtaccggtaccccgtactctgtaccggtacccccgcactctgtaccggtaccctcgtactctgtaccggtaccccgcactctgtaccggtaccccgtactctgtaccggtaccccgcactctgtaccggtaccccgcactctgtaccggtaccccgcactctgtaccggtaccccgcactctgtaccggtaccccgcactctgtagcggtaccccgtactctgtaccggtaccccgcactctgtaccggtaccccgtactctgtaccggtacccccgcactctgtaccggtacccccgcactctgtaccggtacccccgcactctgtaccggtacccccgtactctgtaccggtacccccgcactctgtaccggtacccccgcactctgtaccggtacccccgtactctgtaccggtacccctgcactctgtaccggtaccccctgtatacagccctgctattgttatttactgctgctctttaatgatttgttattcttatctcttacttttcttTGGAATTTTCTTAAAAGTGCATCGTTGgttgagggcttgtaagtaaccatttcactgtaagatctacacctgttgtattcggtgcatgtgactaatgagatgtgattgattgatgtattgtttagtgttgtgctggGTCATGGCTTTGCATCTAAAACAAATGAGATGTGATGTGAttgatgtattgtttagtgttgtgctggGTCATGGCTTTGCATCTAAAACAAATGAGATGTGATGTGATTGATGTATTGTTTAGTGATGCTGGGTCATGGCTTTGCATCTAAAACAAATGAGATGTGATGTGATTGATGTATTGTTTAGTGATGCTGGGTCATGGCTTTGCATCTAAAACAAATGAGATGTGATGTGATTGATGTATTGTTTAGTGATGCTGGGTCATGGCTTTGCATCTAAAACAAATTGGGGAGTTTgcaccaccaagatttacatgttaAAATCACCACTGCATTGGTCTTAGTTTATTTACTATTCTTCTgatccccacaagtatagttaaactcgcccacacacacacacacacacacacacacacacacacacacacacacacacacacacacacacacgcacgcacgcacgcacgcacattgccacacactgccacacacattgccacacactgccacacacacacacacacgcacacacacacgcacacacacacgcaaacacacacacacacacacacactgccacacacacacacacaaaaaacacacgcacacacgcacacacacaaaacacacgcacacacacacaaaacacatgcacgcacgcacacaaacacgcacacacgcgcgcacacacacacacacacacacacacacacacacacacacacacacacacacacacacacacacacacacacacacacacacacacaaacttgtgTAGCCACCCTTAAAAGCCAACAGACAGAGGGTGTAAATCAGTAGCCAGAACACAAACAGACCTTTGTGCTGGAGTTGACTATAGAGAATGTACTCTGTGAAGCCACTCCCCTGGACTCCAGAACACAGCTAGATACATACAGCACACATTATGTGACATAACACCCTGCCAAAATACATGACATAGAGCACATTTAGATGCAGCACAGCCTTTGGCATCAAGTCCTAATATATTAGCCATCATTTCAGTCCTGACTTCATTCTTCAAGTGGCCTAAACTAGTATTTTACAGGATGGCCTGTAATTAAAGGGTTACCATTATTACTGAGGTTTCAGTTTCAGCCCATATCATCCAATTTATCTCAAACCTGTTTTGCAATAGATTTAAGGCTATTATGACATTTTCATCCAGTGAGTTTGCAAAGGGATTGAGATGAACAGAATGTTATAGAACTAATCACTAACTAAAACTGACCAAAACTGTCACAATAACTTCCTTTCCTTTGAGCAGGACGTCAACAATGTGTCACCATGGCCGTTGAAGAAGAAAGAATTGGCGCACGGTTGAGTTTAGCAGCCTAAACTTGGCAGAGCTCTGACAgagtatatatttttgttaaactTGAAATGGTTGCAGGGATTGTGCGATTCAGCTAATTATTGTAACAGCATGCATTCACAACGAATGACATAGATATTCCAGAATTCTAACtaaaatatatatgtgtataataataaagagagagagactgaatagctcaaattaaaatatatatctggaggaagaagaagaccaACCTGTGAGTTTCAGGCAGCAGCAACGAAGACAACTTTGCGGATGTGGAGACGCGCATAGCACCAGGTTCGCAAAATAATCATTTCAATCATTTGTTTATGTAGTTTAGCTGTGGGTTCTAccgccatcttgtggacaccatcgaTTATCTCTGATAATTGTTTGCGGCTTTTGATGGGAGAAATCCATTTGGATTCGGGAGAGTGAAATGAGTTCATCTTCTTCATGTCTAAGTATATCTATCCCGCTGTAACAAACCTTAATCAACATCTGAAAAAGAAATGAACAAGAAAACACTGGCCTTTTCAATGACCTGAAATAGGACTTTATTATTGTTTGACGTTTTCATGTGGACTATATGGTAAGGCTGTTGGGGAGTTTATTGAGATTACCTGGTATAATGGATTGATAAAATGATTGATTTGTTTGGTTGGTTAAACgattggtgtatgtgtgtatgtgttggggggtgtgggtgtgtgtcagagtgtgctgAAGGTGATGCGTGGTGGAGTTTCAGGCTGGAGGATTAGGGTGTATTTGGTGCTGAGCTCCTCTGAAGACGACACACTGAGACGGAAACTCAACAGGatctacagagagggagagaaaatgagggGTAGGAAGGGGGAGGCGAAGGAGAAAGGGGGACTCATTAGCATAGATTCAACTAATCTTCTCCAGACTTCACTTCTTCACTCTCATCATGTCTTTCCTTCTCACATcattctctccttttccctttgctttcccatctgcctctctgtcaaacctccatccctctcttcctttcccatctgcctctctgtcaaacctccatccctctcttccttttccctttgccttcccatctgcctctctgtcaaacctccatccctctcttccttttccctttgctttcccatctgcctctctgtcaaacctccatccctctcttccttttccctttgctttcccatctgcctctctgtcaaacctccatccctctctccttttccctttgctttcccatctgcctctctgtcaaacctccatccctctcttccttttccctttgctttcccatctgcctctctgtcaaacctccatccctctcttccttttccctttgctttcccatctgcctctctgtcaaacctccatccctctcttccttttccctttgctttcccatctgcctctctgtcaaacctccatccctctcttccttttccctttgctttcccatctgcctctctgtcaaaccctccatccctctcttccttttccctttgctttcccatctgcctctctgtcaaacctccatccctctcttccttttccctttgctttcccatctgcctctctgtcaaacctccatccctctcttccttttccctttgctttcccatctgcctctctgtcaaacctccatccctctcttccttttccctttgctttcccatctgcctctctgtcaaacctccatccctctcttcctttttccctttgctttcccatctgcctctctgtcaaacctccatccctctcttccttttccctttgctttcccatctgcctctctgtcaaacctccatccctctcttccttttccctttgctttcccatctgcctctctgtcaaacctccatcctctcttccttttccctttgctttcccatctgcctctctgtcaaacctccatccctctcttccttttccctttgctttcccatctgcctctctgtcaaacctccatccctctcttccttttccctttgctttcccatctgcctctctgtcaaacctccatccctctcttccttttccctttgctttcccatctgcctctctgtcaaacctccatccctctcttccttttccctttgctttcccatctgcctctctgtcaaacctccatccctctcttccttttccctttgctttcccatctgcctctctgtcaaacctccatccctctcttccttttccctttgctttcccatctgcctctctgtcaaacctccatccctctcttccttttccctttgctttcccatctgcctctctgtcaaacctccat is a window from the Oncorhynchus tshawytscha isolate Ot180627B linkage group LG03, Otsh_v2.0, whole genome shotgun sequence genome containing:
- the LOC121840985 gene encoding uncharacterized protein slr1851-like — protein: METSYLSGLSLCGADMETSYLSGLSLCGADMETSYLSGFSLCGADMETSYLSGLSLCGADMETSYLSGLSLCGADMETSYLSGLSLCGADMETSYLSGLSLCGADMETSYLSGLSLCGADMETSLTETERRENVREG